The following coding sequences are from one Luteimonas sp. S4-F44 window:
- the nuoE gene encoding NADH-quinone oxidoreductase subunit NuoE: MKATGNFENARNVDPMVVLSDDTRAHIDHWLTKFPPDRKRSAVLQGLFAAQEQNGGYLTDELIAGVAKYLDLPPVWAYEVATFYSMFETEKVGRNNVAFCTNISCWLNGAEDLVAHAEKKLGCKLGESTADGRVFLKREEECVAACCGAPVVVINGHYHEKLSPEKVDELLDGLK; the protein is encoded by the coding sequence ATGAAGGCGACCGGAAATTTCGAGAACGCCCGCAACGTCGACCCGATGGTCGTGCTCAGCGATGACACGCGCGCGCACATCGACCACTGGTTGACCAAGTTCCCGCCCGACCGCAAGCGTTCGGCGGTGCTGCAGGGCTTGTTTGCGGCACAGGAACAGAACGGCGGTTATCTCACCGACGAGCTCATCGCCGGCGTGGCCAAGTACCTGGACCTGCCGCCGGTGTGGGCCTACGAGGTCGCGACGTTCTACTCGATGTTCGAAACCGAGAAGGTCGGCCGCAACAACGTCGCTTTCTGCACCAACATCAGCTGCTGGCTCAACGGCGCCGAGGATCTGGTCGCGCACGCCGAGAAGAAGCTCGGCTGCAAGCTGGGCGAGTCCACGGCCGACGGTCGCGTCTTCCTCAAGCGCGAGGAAGAATGCGTCGCCGCGTGCTGCGGCGCGCCGGTCGTGGTCATCAACGGTCACTACCACGAGAAGCTCTCGCCCGAAAAGGTCGACGAGCTGCTCGATGGTCTGAAGTAG
- the nuoF gene encoding NADH-quinone oxidoreductase subunit NuoF: MAHHHPKSSEGYGPVGPAPKEHQAVYTTLHFDKPWSYENYLKTGGYSALRKILEEKIPPADVIEMVKQSGLRGRGGAGFPTGLKWSFMPKGEMQKYILCNSDESEPGTAKDRDILRYNPHAVIEGMAIACYATGSSVAYNYLRGEFHHEPFEHLEEATAEAYANGWLGKNVLGSGVDIDIYNALGAGAYICGEETALMESLEGKKGQPRFKPPFPANFGLYGKPTTINNTETYASVPAIVRNGPEWFLNLGKPNNGGCKIFSVSGHVARPGNHEIRLGTPFSELLDLCGGMRNGHRIKAVIPGGSSMPVLPGETMMGLTMDYDAIQKAGSGLGSGAVIVMDETTCMVRACQRIARFYFKESCGQCTPCREGTGWMYRMLTRIAEHKATVDDLQMLRAAAGQIEGHTICAFGEAAAWPVQGFLRHFWDEFEYAIVNRRFLVDDQRNGTVVSKAVAA, from the coding sequence ATGGCACATCACCATCCCAAGTCTTCCGAAGGCTACGGGCCCGTCGGGCCTGCGCCCAAGGAACACCAGGCGGTCTACACCACGCTGCATTTCGACAAGCCGTGGAGCTACGAGAACTACCTCAAGACGGGCGGCTACAGCGCGCTGCGCAAGATCCTCGAAGAGAAGATCCCGCCGGCCGACGTCATCGAGATGGTCAAGCAGTCGGGCCTGCGCGGCCGCGGCGGCGCGGGCTTCCCGACCGGCCTGAAGTGGAGCTTCATGCCCAAGGGCGAGATGCAGAAGTACATCCTCTGCAACTCCGACGAGTCGGAGCCGGGCACCGCCAAGGACCGCGACATCCTGCGCTACAACCCGCATGCGGTCATCGAGGGCATGGCGATCGCCTGCTACGCGACCGGTTCGAGCGTGGCCTACAACTATCTGCGCGGCGAGTTCCACCACGAGCCGTTCGAACATCTCGAAGAAGCCACTGCCGAGGCCTACGCCAACGGCTGGCTGGGCAAGAACGTGCTCGGTTCGGGCGTCGACATCGACATCTACAACGCGCTGGGCGCGGGCGCCTACATCTGCGGTGAGGAAACCGCGCTGATGGAATCGCTCGAAGGCAAGAAGGGCCAGCCGCGCTTCAAGCCGCCGTTCCCGGCGAACTTCGGCCTGTACGGCAAGCCGACCACGATCAACAACACCGAGACCTACGCCTCGGTGCCGGCGATCGTGCGTAACGGCCCGGAGTGGTTCCTGAATCTGGGCAAGCCCAACAACGGCGGCTGCAAGATCTTCTCGGTCTCCGGCCACGTCGCGCGTCCGGGCAATCATGAGATCCGTCTGGGCACGCCGTTCTCCGAGCTGCTCGATCTGTGCGGCGGCATGCGCAACGGGCACCGCATCAAGGCGGTGATCCCGGGTGGCTCGTCGATGCCGGTGCTGCCGGGCGAGACGATGATGGGCCTGACGATGGACTACGACGCGATCCAGAAGGCCGGGTCGGGCCTGGGGTCGGGCGCGGTCATCGTGATGGACGAGACCACCTGCATGGTGCGCGCCTGCCAGCGCATCGCCCGTTTCTACTTCAAGGAGTCCTGCGGCCAGTGCACGCCCTGCCGCGAGGGCACCGGCTGGATGTACCGCATGCTCACCCGCATCGCCGAACACAAGGCGACCGTCGACGACCTGCAGATGCTGCGGGCGGCTGCCGGCCAGATCGAGGGACACACCATCTGCGCGTTCGGTGAGGCCGCCGCGTGGCCGGTGCAGGGCTTCCTGCGCCACTTCTGGGACGAGTTCGAGTACGCGATCGTCAACCGTCGCTTCCTGGTCGACGACCAGCGTAACGGTACGGTGGTGTCGAAGGCGGTGGCCGCATGA
- the nuoG gene encoding NADH-quinone oxidoreductase subunit NuoG, which produces MSAQPVNPNLPPDHVTVFIDGVELAAPKGSMIIQAADKAGIAIPRFCYHDKLAIAANCRMCLVEVEKSPKPAPACATPVMDGMKVATRSEKALKSQRNVMEFLLINHPLDCPICDQGGECELQDLSLGYGRSVSRFSERKRVVPDEDLGPLVATEMTRCIQCTRCIRFTAEIAGTYELGGMQRGENLQIGTYDGKPLTTELSGNVIDVCPVGALTNKVFRFRARPWELIARESLGAHDALGSNLFLHLRRGEVMRAVPRDNEAVNECWLSDRDRYSHQGLAAEDRALHPQIKDGGQWREATWDEALTRAARILRDNPADELGMLVHPATSNEEGALLARLADALGSGNLDHRIAQRDLSDGAVAQAFAMPVAELDKADAVLIVGSNLRHEVPLLHHRVRQAWKRGAKVYVVNPVDFEFTFDIADKAIVPPSRIAETLQVTELADALRGAKHAAIIVGAQAETSAHAADIRKAAAALAQSTGAALCRIPQGANAVGLTRAGVLPTTRDANAMLAERRGAYVVYGIEPGLDFADPAQAMQALGAAQVVAFSQFACDSTRSVADVILPIGALAEIDATLTNLDGREQYATAAGKLPGDARAGWRVLRALGGELAVPGFEFTDLAGLRAGLQPRTVTVAASVVPMVDGDGLELAVTQAIYRVDALTRRAAALQSHPLTQGPRIALHPDDASAHGVADGSMAKVSNAVGTGTLQVAVDDRVAPGAAWVESGYGATAALVAGKVKVVAA; this is translated from the coding sequence ATGAGCGCGCAGCCTGTAAACCCGAACCTGCCGCCCGACCACGTCACCGTCTTCATCGACGGCGTCGAGCTGGCCGCGCCCAAGGGCTCGATGATCATCCAGGCCGCCGACAAGGCCGGCATCGCGATCCCGCGCTTCTGCTACCACGACAAGCTGGCGATCGCGGCGAACTGCCGCATGTGCCTGGTCGAGGTCGAGAAGAGCCCGAAGCCCGCGCCGGCCTGTGCCACGCCGGTGATGGACGGCATGAAGGTCGCCACGCGCAGCGAGAAGGCGCTCAAGTCGCAGCGCAACGTGATGGAGTTCCTGCTGATCAATCATCCGCTCGACTGCCCGATCTGTGATCAGGGCGGCGAGTGCGAGTTGCAGGACCTGTCGCTGGGCTACGGCCGCTCGGTCAGCCGCTTTTCCGAGCGCAAGCGCGTGGTGCCCGACGAGGACCTCGGCCCGCTGGTCGCCACCGAGATGACGCGTTGCATCCAGTGCACGCGCTGCATCCGCTTCACCGCCGAGATCGCCGGCACCTACGAGCTGGGCGGCATGCAGCGCGGTGAGAACCTGCAGATCGGGACCTACGACGGTAAGCCGTTGACGACCGAACTGTCGGGCAACGTCATCGACGTGTGCCCGGTCGGCGCGCTGACCAACAAGGTCTTCCGCTTCCGTGCGCGGCCGTGGGAACTGATCGCGCGCGAGTCGCTCGGCGCCCACGACGCGCTGGGCAGCAATCTGTTCCTGCACCTGCGCCGCGGCGAAGTGATGCGCGCGGTCCCGCGCGACAACGAGGCGGTCAACGAGTGCTGGCTGTCGGACCGCGACCGCTATTCGCATCAGGGCCTGGCGGCCGAGGACCGTGCGCTGCACCCGCAGATCAAGGACGGCGGCCAGTGGCGCGAGGCGACCTGGGACGAGGCGCTCACGCGCGCGGCCCGGATCCTGCGCGACAACCCGGCCGACGAACTCGGCATGCTGGTGCACCCGGCCACATCGAACGAGGAGGGCGCGCTGCTGGCGCGTTTGGCCGATGCCCTGGGCTCGGGCAACCTCGACCACCGCATCGCCCAGCGCGACCTGTCCGACGGCGCCGTCGCGCAAGCCTTCGCGATGCCCGTCGCCGAGCTCGACAAGGCCGACGCGGTGCTGATCGTCGGGTCCAACCTGCGCCATGAAGTGCCGCTGCTGCACCATCGCGTGCGCCAGGCATGGAAGCGCGGCGCGAAGGTCTACGTCGTCAACCCGGTCGATTTCGAGTTCACCTTCGACATCGCTGACAAGGCCATCGTGCCGCCGTCGCGCATCGCCGAGACGTTGCAGGTCACCGAGCTCGCCGACGCGCTGCGCGGTGCCAAGCATGCGGCGATCATCGTCGGCGCACAGGCAGAGACCAGCGCGCACGCTGCCGACATCCGCAAGGCCGCGGCCGCGCTGGCGCAGTCGACCGGCGCCGCGCTGTGCCGGATCCCTCAGGGGGCGAATGCGGTTGGCCTGACGCGTGCCGGCGTGCTGCCGACCACGCGCGATGCCAACGCGATGCTCGCCGAGCGTCGCGGCGCCTATGTGGTCTACGGCATCGAGCCGGGCCTTGACTTCGCCGATCCGGCGCAGGCGATGCAGGCACTGGGTGCGGCGCAGGTCGTGGCGTTCAGCCAGTTCGCGTGCGACTCCACGCGCAGCGTCGCCGATGTGATCCTGCCGATCGGCGCGCTCGCCGAGATCGACGCCACGCTGACCAACCTCGACGGACGCGAGCAGTATGCGACCGCCGCCGGCAAGCTGCCGGGCGATGCCCGGGCGGGCTGGCGGGTCCTGCGTGCGCTCGGCGGCGAGTTGGCGGTGCCGGGCTTCGAGTTCACCGATCTGGCCGGCCTGCGCGCCGGGCTGCAGCCGCGGACCGTGACGGTGGCGGCCTCTGTGGTCCCGATGGTTGACGGCGACGGGCTCGAACTGGCGGTGACCCAGGCGATCTATCGGGTCGATGCGCTGACCCGTCGCGCCGCGGCGCTACAGTCCCATCCGCTGACCCAGGGTCCGCGTATCGCGCTGCATCCCGATGACGCCTCGGCGCACGGTGTGGCCGACGGCAGCATGGCCAAGGTCAGCAACGCGGTGGGTACCGGCACGCTGCAGGTCGCCGTCGACGACCGCGTCGCGCCCGGCGCGGCATGGGTGGAATCGGGCTACGGCGCCACCGCGGCGCTGGTGGCCGGCAAGGTCAAGGTGGTGGCGGCATGA
- the nuoH gene encoding NADH-quinone oxidoreductase subunit NuoH, with amino-acid sequence MSMSTASSLQAGVTNTATLLGDLTAPLHDALLSLGGIGLVLWIVLKILVIAMPVIIAVAFYVVWERKLIGWMHVRHGPMYVGMGIFQAFADVFKLLFKEVIQPTNAQRVLYVLAPLITLAPAFAAWAVVPFDAQLVLSNANAGLLYLLAMTSLGIYGIILAGWASNSKYAFLGAMRASAQMISYEIAMGFALVGVMVGAGSLNLSEIVMAQSGGKGLFDWFWLPMLPLFVIYFVSGVAETNRAPFDVVEGESEIVAGHMVEYSGSAFALFFLAEYANMILISFLTSTFFLGGWLSPFQGWFDGVPVLEWLAVDGWWWLFAKVFFFASCFIWFRASFPRYRYDQIMRLGWKVFIPISIGWIVVTALMAYFGVFEAGQ; translated from the coding sequence ATGAGCATGTCCACAGCAAGCTCTCTGCAAGCCGGCGTCACGAACACCGCCACGCTGCTCGGCGATCTGACCGCGCCGCTGCACGACGCGCTGCTGTCGCTGGGCGGCATCGGCTTGGTGCTGTGGATCGTGCTCAAGATCCTCGTGATCGCGATGCCGGTGATCATCGCCGTGGCGTTCTACGTGGTCTGGGAGCGCAAGCTGATCGGCTGGATGCACGTGCGTCACGGGCCGATGTACGTCGGCATGGGCATCTTCCAGGCCTTCGCGGACGTCTTCAAACTGCTGTTCAAGGAAGTCATCCAGCCGACCAACGCGCAGCGCGTGCTGTACGTGCTGGCGCCGCTGATCACCCTCGCGCCGGCGTTCGCGGCCTGGGCGGTGGTGCCGTTCGACGCGCAGCTGGTGCTGTCGAACGCGAACGCGGGCCTGCTGTATCTGCTGGCGATGACCAGCCTGGGCATCTACGGGATCATCCTGGCCGGCTGGGCGTCGAACTCCAAGTACGCGTTCCTGGGTGCGATGCGCGCCTCGGCGCAGATGATCAGCTACGAGATCGCGATGGGTTTCGCGCTGGTCGGCGTGATGGTCGGCGCCGGGAGCCTGAATCTCAGCGAGATCGTCATGGCGCAGTCCGGCGGCAAGGGCCTGTTCGACTGGTTCTGGCTGCCGATGCTGCCGCTGTTCGTGATCTATTTCGTGTCCGGTGTGGCCGAGACCAACCGCGCGCCGTTCGACGTCGTCGAAGGCGAATCGGAGATCGTCGCCGGCCACATGGTCGAGTACTCGGGGTCGGCGTTCGCGCTGTTCTTCCTCGCCGAGTACGCGAACATGATCCTGATCAGCTTCCTGACCTCGACGTTCTTCCTCGGCGGCTGGCTGTCGCCGTTCCAGGGCTGGTTCGACGGCGTGCCGGTGCTCGAATGGCTGGCGGTCGACGGCTGGTGGTGGCTGTTTGCGAAGGTGTTCTTCTTCGCCAGCTGCTTCATCTGGTTCCGTGCGTCGTTCCCGCGCTACCGCTATGACCAGATCATGCGGCTGGGCTGGAAGGTGTTCATCCCGATCAGCATCGGCTGGATCGTGGTCACCGCGTTGATGGCGTACTTCGGCGTATTCGAGGCAGGGCAGTGA
- the nuoI gene encoding NADH-quinone oxidoreductase subunit NuoI, which produces MGKFVAWFRSLLLLELLGGMALTFRYLFRDKYTLMYPMEKAPQSPRFRGLHALRRYPNGEERCIACKLCEAVCPALAITIDSEQRADGTRRTTRYDIDLFKCIYCGFCEESCPVDSIVETHIHEYHFENRGENIVTKPQLLAIGDRLESEIAERRAADSAYR; this is translated from the coding sequence ATGGGCAAGTTCGTTGCATGGTTCAGGAGCCTGCTGCTGCTCGAATTGCTCGGCGGCATGGCACTGACGTTCCGGTATCTGTTCCGGGACAAGTACACGCTGATGTATCCGATGGAGAAGGCGCCGCAGTCGCCGCGCTTCCGCGGGCTGCACGCGCTGCGCCGCTATCCCAACGGCGAGGAGCGCTGCATCGCGTGCAAGTTGTGCGAGGCGGTGTGCCCGGCGCTGGCGATCACGATCGATTCGGAGCAGCGCGCCGACGGCACCCGCCGCACCACGCGCTACGACATCGACCTGTTCAAGTGCATCTACTGCGGGTTCTGCGAGGAATCGTGCCCGGTGGATTCGATCGTCGAGACGCACATCCACGAGTACCACTTCGAGAACCGCGGCGAGAACATCGTGACCAAGCCGCAGTTGCTGGCCATCGGCGACCGTCTCGAGTCCGAGATCGCCGAACGCCGCGCCGCCGACTCCGCGTACAGGTAA
- a CDS encoding NADH-quinone oxidoreductase subunit J: MDLALIFFLVFAATTVMSAVAVISARNPVHAALFLVLTFFSTACTWLLVGAEFLGIALVLVYVGAVMVLFLFVVMMLDIDVAPLREGYVRYLPVGLIVAVVMLLEILALIGVRSRMTPFAVDAVDAAGVSNTVWLARRLFTDFLLPFEVAAVILTVAVIAAVTLTLRRRPGAKHQNPGEQARVRAKDRMRVVKMDAVRPVVEAPADAGDLPTEGEAK; this comes from the coding sequence ATGGACCTCGCCCTGATCTTCTTCCTCGTCTTCGCCGCGACGACCGTGATGTCCGCGGTTGCGGTGATCAGTGCCCGCAACCCGGTGCATGCGGCGCTGTTCCTGGTGCTGACGTTCTTCTCCACCGCCTGCACCTGGCTGCTGGTCGGCGCCGAGTTCCTCGGCATCGCGCTGGTGCTGGTCTACGTCGGTGCGGTGATGGTGCTGTTCCTGTTCGTGGTGATGATGCTCGACATCGATGTCGCACCGCTGCGGGAAGGCTATGTGCGCTACCTGCCGGTCGGCCTGATCGTGGCGGTGGTGATGCTGCTCGAAATCCTCGCGTTGATCGGCGTGCGCAGTCGCATGACGCCGTTCGCGGTCGATGCGGTCGACGCGGCCGGAGTTTCGAACACGGTGTGGCTGGCCCGGCGGCTGTTCACCGACTTTCTGCTGCCGTTTGAGGTCGCTGCGGTGATCCTCACCGTCGCGGTGATTGCTGCGGTGACGCTGACGCTGCGCCGCCGGCCGGGCGCCAAGCACCAGAACCCGGGCGAGCAGGCGCGGGTGCGTGCCAAGGACCGCATGCGCGTGGTGAAGATGGACGCCGTGCGTCCGGTGGTCGAGGCCCCGGCCGATGCCGGCGACCTGCCGACCGAGGGAGAAGCGAAATGA
- the nuoK gene encoding NADH-quinone oxidoreductase subunit NuoK, whose translation MTELFGTGLSLGHYLSLGAVLFCISVAGIFLNRKNVIILLMSIELMLLAVNVNFVAFSREYGDAAGQIFVFFILTVAAAEAAIGLAILVTLFRNRRTINVAELDTLKG comes from the coding sequence ATGACCGAGTTGTTCGGAACCGGCCTGTCGCTGGGCCACTACCTGTCGCTGGGCGCCGTGCTGTTCTGCATCTCGGTGGCGGGCATCTTCCTCAACCGGAAGAACGTGATCATCCTGCTGATGTCGATCGAGCTGATGCTGCTCGCGGTCAACGTCAACTTCGTTGCGTTCTCGCGCGAGTACGGCGACGCCGCCGGTCAGATCTTCGTGTTCTTCATCCTGACCGTGGCCGCGGCCGAGGCCGCGATCGGCCTGGCGATCCTGGTCACGCTGTTCCGCAACCGGCGCACGATCAACGTCGCCGAACTCGACACGCTGAAGGGCTGA
- the nuoL gene encoding NADH-quinone oxidoreductase subunit L → MEYTISKGILVAIVLAPLLGSIIAGLFGRQVGRTGAHVATIAGVAISCALSVYTLWQLLQGAAPFNENVYTFFEVGNYSAHVGFLVDNLTAMMMVVVTFVSLLVHLYTIGYMAEDPGYQRFFSYISLFTFSMLMLVMGNNFLQLFFGWEAVGLVSYLLIGFWFKKPSAVFANMKAFLVNRVGDFGFLLGIAGVLYWFGSLDYATVFAAADTTIGGGQTVEIISGFEWSVATLVCICLFIGAMGKSAQVPLHVWLPDSMEGPTPISALIHAATMVTAGIFMVARMSPLFELSETALQFILFIGATTAFFTGLIGIVQNDIKRVVAYSTLSQLGYMTVALGVSAYSAAVFHLMTHAFFKALLFLAAGSVIIGMHHEQDMRKMGGLRKYMPITFWTSVIGTLALVGTPFFSGFYSKDTIIEAAKHAGDGGWVYQYAYWSVLLGAFVTSFYSFRLLYMTYFGKERFREAHASDAHAAHDAHGQETHHEPLDDDGHGHAVAHAHDDDHGHGAHEPHESPWVVTLPLILLAIPSILIGYFTAGPMLFGTDWSGHHAGNGFFDGVIHVLASNDVLATLKEELWHGPVGFALHGFLAPAFWLVVAGFVLATVMYWWKPELPAKAARVFALPIRVLERKYFADDLWIGGFAGGGVALGKLSRVFDTKVIDGLFVNGSARVVDLVSGLVRRLQSGALYHYAFAMIVGLIVLLAVLIKYWR, encoded by the coding sequence ATGGAGTACACCATTTCAAAGGGCATCCTGGTCGCGATCGTTCTGGCTCCGCTGCTGGGCTCGATCATTGCCGGCCTGTTCGGACGCCAGGTCGGGCGCACCGGCGCGCACGTGGCGACGATCGCCGGCGTGGCGATCAGCTGCGCACTGTCGGTCTACACGCTGTGGCAACTGCTGCAGGGCGCCGCGCCGTTCAATGAGAACGTCTACACGTTCTTCGAGGTCGGCAACTACTCGGCGCATGTCGGCTTCCTGGTCGACAACCTGACGGCGATGATGATGGTCGTGGTGACCTTTGTGTCGCTGCTCGTGCACCTGTACACGATCGGCTACATGGCCGAAGACCCGGGCTACCAGCGCTTCTTCAGCTACATCTCGCTGTTCACCTTCTCGATGCTGATGCTGGTGATGGGCAACAACTTCCTGCAGCTGTTTTTCGGCTGGGAAGCGGTGGGTCTGGTGTCGTACCTGCTGATCGGCTTCTGGTTCAAGAAGCCCAGCGCGGTGTTCGCCAACATGAAGGCGTTTCTGGTCAACCGTGTGGGCGACTTCGGCTTCCTGCTCGGCATCGCCGGCGTGCTGTACTGGTTCGGCAGCCTCGACTATGCGACCGTGTTCGCGGCCGCCGACACCACGATCGGCGGCGGCCAGACGGTCGAGATCATCAGCGGCTTCGAGTGGTCGGTGGCGACGCTGGTCTGCATCTGCCTGTTCATCGGCGCGATGGGCAAGTCGGCCCAGGTCCCGCTGCACGTGTGGCTGCCCGACTCGATGGAAGGCCCGACCCCGATCTCGGCGCTGATACACGCCGCCACAATGGTCACCGCCGGCATCTTCATGGTGGCGCGCATGTCGCCGCTGTTCGAGCTGTCGGAGACCGCGCTGCAGTTCATTCTGTTCATCGGTGCGACCACGGCGTTCTTCACCGGCCTGATCGGCATCGTGCAGAACGACATCAAGCGGGTCGTCGCGTACTCCACGCTGTCGCAGCTGGGCTATATGACGGTCGCACTGGGCGTGTCGGCGTACTCGGCCGCGGTGTTCCACCTGATGACGCACGCGTTCTTCAAGGCGCTGCTGTTCCTGGCGGCCGGCTCGGTGATCATCGGCATGCACCACGAGCAGGACATGCGCAAGATGGGCGGCCTGCGCAAGTACATGCCGATCACGTTCTGGACCAGCGTCATCGGTACGCTGGCCCTGGTGGGCACGCCGTTCTTCAGCGGCTTCTACTCCAAGGACACGATCATCGAGGCGGCCAAGCACGCCGGCGACGGCGGCTGGGTGTACCAGTACGCGTACTGGTCGGTGCTGCTGGGCGCATTCGTGACCTCGTTCTACAGCTTCCGCCTGCTGTACATGACGTACTTCGGCAAGGAGCGCTTCCGCGAGGCGCACGCCTCCGATGCGCATGCTGCCCACGATGCGCACGGCCAGGAGACGCACCACGAGCCGCTGGACGACGACGGGCACGGCCACGCGGTCGCCCACGCGCACGACGACGACCACGGTCATGGCGCGCATGAACCGCACGAGTCGCCGTGGGTGGTCACGCTGCCGCTGATCCTGCTGGCGATCCCGTCGATCCTGATCGGCTACTTCACCGCCGGGCCGATGCTCTTCGGCACCGACTGGAGCGGCCACCATGCGGGCAACGGGTTCTTCGACGGCGTGATCCACGTGCTGGCGTCCAACGACGTGCTGGCGACGCTGAAGGAAGAGCTCTGGCACGGCCCGGTCGGGTTCGCGCTGCACGGCTTCCTCGCCCCGGCGTTCTGGCTGGTCGTGGCCGGCTTCGTGCTCGCCACGGTGATGTACTGGTGGAAGCCCGAGCTGCCGGCCAAGGCCGCGCGCGTGTTCGCGCTGCCGATTCGGGTGCTCGAGCGCAAGTACTTCGCCGACGACCTGTGGATCGGCGGTTTTGCCGGTGGCGGCGTCGCGCTGGGCAAGCTCTCGCGCGTGTTCGACACCAAGGTCATCGACGGCCTGTTCGTGAACGGCTCGGCGCGCGTCGTCGACCTGGTCTCGGGCCTCGTCCGCCGGCTGCAGTCCGGCGCTCTCTACCACTACGCATTCGCGATGATCGTCGGCCTGATCGTGCTCCTGGCCGTCCTCATCAAGTACTGGCGCTGA
- a CDS encoding NADH-quinone oxidoreductase subunit M — MSNWPLLSLLIWLPILGGACVLALGDRRADAVRWVSLAVAVAVFVLSLPLFTGFDYANAGMQFLERREWIPSLGIEYHLGADGISVALIILTTLTTALVLIGAWTSVSKRVHQYYAAMLILEGMMIGVFCAVDAMLFYVFFEAMLIPMFIIIGVWGGPRRVYASVKFFLYTFLGSVFMLVGLIYLYLQAGSWQLPDLYAVRLSATEQTWLFFAFLAAFAVKVPMFPVHTWLPDAHVEAPTGGSVILAAIMLKIGGYGFLRFNLPITPDAGHEWAWLVIALSLIAVVYVGLVALVQQDMKKLVAYSSVSHMGFVTLGVFIAFALVRDVDAGDAARLGLQGAMVQMVSHGFVSGAMFSCIGILYDRMHTRMIKDYGGVANVMPWFAAFYVLFAMANSGLPGTSGFVGEFMVILAAFQNHPLIGFFAAMTLIIGAAYTLWLVKRVLYGEVANAHVAALKDINGREALVLGVFAAGTLLIGVYPKPLIDLMEPSIAQLANVIAASKL; from the coding sequence GTGTCGAACTGGCCTCTTCTCAGTCTATTGATCTGGCTGCCGATCCTCGGCGGCGCCTGCGTGCTCGCCTTGGGCGATCGCCGCGCCGATGCCGTGCGCTGGGTGTCGCTCGCGGTCGCCGTGGCGGTGTTCGTGCTCAGCCTGCCGCTGTTCACCGGCTTCGATTACGCGAATGCGGGGATGCAGTTCCTCGAGCGCCGCGAGTGGATTCCGTCGCTGGGTATCGAGTACCACCTGGGGGCGGACGGCATCTCGGTGGCGCTGATCATCCTGACCACGCTGACCACCGCGCTGGTGCTGATCGGCGCCTGGACCTCGGTCAGCAAGCGCGTGCACCAGTACTACGCCGCGATGCTGATCCTCGAGGGCATGATGATCGGCGTGTTCTGCGCCGTGGACGCGATGCTGTTCTACGTGTTCTTCGAGGCGATGCTGATCCCGATGTTCATCATCATCGGCGTGTGGGGCGGTCCGCGGCGCGTCTATGCCTCGGTCAAGTTCTTCCTCTACACCTTCCTCGGCTCGGTGTTCATGCTGGTCGGGTTGATCTACCTGTACCTGCAGGCCGGCAGCTGGCAGCTGCCCGACCTGTATGCGGTGCGGTTGTCGGCGACCGAGCAGACCTGGCTGTTCTTCGCGTTCCTCGCCGCGTTCGCGGTCAAGGTGCCGATGTTCCCGGTGCACACCTGGCTGCCCGATGCGCACGTCGAGGCGCCGACCGGCGGCTCGGTGATCCTAGCGGCGATCATGCTCAAGATCGGCGGCTACGGCTTCCTGCGCTTCAATTTGCCAATCACCCCCGACGCCGGCCACGAGTGGGCGTGGCTGGTGATCGCGCTGTCGCTGATCGCGGTGGTCTACGTCGGCCTGGTGGCTCTGGTCCAGCAGGACATGAAGAAGCTGGTCGCGTATTCCTCGGTTTCGCACATGGGCTTCGTGACCCTGGGCGTGTTCATCGCTTTCGCGCTGGTGCGCGACGTCGACGCCGGCGATGCAGCCCGCCTGGGCCTGCAGGGCGCGATGGTGCAGATGGTCTCGCACGGCTTCGTCTCGGGCGCGATGTTCTCGTGCATCGGCATCCTGTACGACCGCATGCACACCCGAATGATCAAGGACTACGGCGGCGTCGCCAACGTGATGCCCTGGTTCGCGGCCTTCTACGTGCTGTTCGCGATGGCCAACTCGGGCCTGCCGGGCACCTCTGGCTTCGTCGGCGAGTTCATGGTGATCCTGGCCGCGTTCCAGAACCATCCGCTGATCGGCTTCTTCGCTGCGATGACGCTGATCATCGGCGCCGCCTACACCCTGTGGCTGGTCAAGCGCGTGCTCTACGGCGAGGTCGCCAATGCGCACGTCGCCGCGCTCAAGGACATCAATGGCCGCGAGGCGCTGGTGCTGGGTGTGTTCGCCGCGGGCACGCTGCTGATCGGTGTCTACCCCAAGCCGCTGATCGACCTGATGGAGCCGTCCATCGCGCAACTGGCGAACGTGATCGCCGCCAGCAAGCTGTGA